Genomic DNA from Azospirillum brasilense:
TACCTGCGCGTGGTCGCCGCCGACGAGGACCTGATGGAGGTGCGCTGCGGCGGCGGGACGGAGGGCTTCGCCCGCATCGCCTGGCACCTCGGCAACCGCCACCTGCCGGTGCAGATCGTCGGCGAGACCATCCGCCTGCGCCGCGACCATGTGATCGAGGACATGCTGAAGGGGCTGGGCGCCAGCGTCGCCGCCATCCACGCGCCCTTCGCGCCGGAAGGCGGGGCGTATTCGGGGCAGGGGCATGGCCATTCGCACGGCCATGGGCATGGGCATGATCACGATCATGGTCATTCGCATTCCCACGGGCACTCCCATTCCCACGGGCACTCGCATGACTGAGGGCGCTTGCCCCCTCGCTAACCCTTCCCAGCTTCGCGAGGGAGGGGACCTGGGCGAGGAGAGGCACCCTCTCCCGCGCAGCGGGGGAAGGTCGGGGTGGGGGCTCGTCTCGGCCGTCCACCTCACCAAGCTCCTGGCTTGGCTGTCGCCGTCCTTCCCGGTCGGCGGCTTCTCCTACAGTCACGGCATCGAGGCGGCGGTGGAGCAGGGCCTCGTCCGCGACCGCGACACGCTGGCGCGCTGGATGGACGGCATCCTGCGCCACGGCGCCGGGCGGACCGACGGTATGCTCTTCGTCGCTACCCACCGCGCCGTTCTGGCCGGCGACGAGGCGGCCTTCGCCTGGGCCGTCGAGCGCGCCGACGCCATGCGCGCCACCTCCGAAACCGCGCTGGAGAGCCGCGCGCAGGGGCAGGCCTTCCTCATCGCCGTGCGCGCCGCCTGGCCGCTGGAGGGGATGGAGCGCTGGGACCGGGTGATCGCCGACACCGGCCGCCCGGTTGCTTACGCCGTCGCCGTGGCGCTGGCCGCCGCGCTGATCGGCGTGCCGGAGGGACCCGCCCTGTCGGCCTATCTGCACGCCTTCGCCGCCAACCTCGTCTCGGCCGGGGTGCGGCTGGTGCCGCTGGGGCAGACGGACGGGCAGAAGGCCCTGGCGGCGCTCGATTCCGTGGTGCACTCTGCGGCGGAGGCCGCGCTGGCCGCCCCGCTCGACGACCTGGGCAGCCGCGCCATGGCCGTCGATTGGACCTCCATGATCCACGAAACCCAATACACGAGGTTGTTCCGCTCATGACCGCCCCGATTTCCAAGAGCCATGGTGGCCCCCTGCGCGTGGGCATCGGCGGGCCGGTCGGCTCCGGCAAAACGGCGCTGACCGACGCGCTGTGCAAGCGCATGCGCGACGACTGGGAGGTCGCGGCGATCACCAATGACATCTACACCAAGGAGGACGCCGAGTTTCTCACCCGCTCGGGCGCGCTGAAGCCGGACCGGATCATGGGGGTGGAGACCGGCGGCTGCCCGCACACGGCGATCCGCGAGGATGCCTCGATCAACCTCGCCGCCGTCGACGAGATGAACCGCAAGTTCCCGAATCTCGACCTGATCTTCGTGGAATCGGGCGGCGACAATCTGGCGGCGACCTTCTCGCCGGAACTGGCCGACCTGACCATCTACGTCATCGACGTGTCGGCGGGCGACAAGATCCCGCGCAAGGGCGGGCCGGGCATCACCCGGTCGGACCTGCTGGTCATCAACAAGATCGACCTCGCCCCGCTGGTCGGCGCCAGTCTGGAGGTGATGGACCGCGACGCCAAGAGGATGCGCGGCGACCGGCCCTTCGTCTTCACCAACATCAAGACGGGGCAGGGGGTGGACGCGGTCCAGTCCTTCATCGTTCAGCGGGGCGGGTTGCCGCTTCCGGGCTGACCGCTTCGCAGAAGAAGCATTCGCGGAACCTCCGTCTTGGCCGTGCTGTTTTCCCTGCGTGAGAACCACACGCACGGAAACCAAGCCGGAGGCCCCCACGATGAAACGCCTGCTCCTCAGCGCCGCCATGCTCGCGGGGGCGCTCGGGCCTTGGCCGGCGCTCGCCGAGACCTGCCCGGAGGGGGTGAACCGGCTGGGCCAGCGCATCGGCGCGCTGGAGGCCGCTGCCAACCAGACTCCCGCCTCCATCAGCCCGCAGGAGATCGGCCAGCTCCGCGCCCTGCGCCAGACCGCCGAGCGCGCCGGACAGCGCGGCGGCGAGCCGGCCTGCCAGACCATCCTGGGCGAAGCCGACGCCCTGCTGCGCTCGGTCGAGCATCCGCGCGTGGTCGCCGCCGACGACCTGTCGAAGGCCAAGCTGCACAACGCCAGCGGCGAGGAGATGGGCTCCATTTCCGAACTCGTGGTCGACCCGAACACCGGGCGCGTCGCCTACGCCGTGGTCGAAGCCGGCGGCTTCCTCGGGCTGGGCGAGCGCAACTTCCCGGTTCCCTGGGCATTGATCCAGCCGGCACAGGCCGGCGACGGCTACGTCCTCAACGTGACCAAGGACCGGCTGACCGCGGCGCCGCAGTTCACCAGTTCCAACCGCCCGGACATGTCGGACCGGCAATGGGCGGTGGCGCTGCACACCTATTACGGGGTCCAGCCCTATTGGATGCGCGACGGTGCGGCCCTCGCCGCGGTTGGTATGCCGGAGGGCGGTGCCGCGGGATCGCCGCAGCTCCAGTCGGAGGTGCAGCGCCTCTCCCAGGAGGTGGACCGGCTGAACCGCGAGCTGTCGCAGGCTCGCACGCTGGCCGACACGGCCCGCAAGCCCGACGGGACGGCGCAGCCGGGCTCGTCCGGTTCGACCGGCGCCGCGCCGGCGCCGGGCCAGGGTGGGTCCACGCCACCCGCCCCGCAGCAGTAAAAGATCGAGGAGAGCAGCGATGGCGATGACGAGCCAAAAGGGCATGGGCAGCCGCGACGCGGCCCTGCCGGACGATCTCGAACGCATGATCAATGTCGGACACACCGAACGCCTGGTGTCGCTGGTCGGCGGCGGGCTTCTCGCCGTGCTCGGGCTGCGCCGTCCGACCGTCGGCGGGGCGGCTCTGGCTCTGGCCGGCGGCGCCCTGGTCGCCCGCGGGCTGACCGGCT
This window encodes:
- a CDS encoding PRC-barrel domain-containing protein, which gives rise to MKRLLLSAAMLAGALGPWPALAETCPEGVNRLGQRIGALEAAANQTPASISPQEIGQLRALRQTAERAGQRGGEPACQTILGEADALLRSVEHPRVVAADDLSKAKLHNASGEEMGSISELVVDPNTGRVAYAVVEAGGFLGLGERNFPVPWALIQPAQAGDGYVLNVTKDRLTAAPQFTSSNRPDMSDRQWAVALHTYYGVQPYWMRDGAALAAVGMPEGGAAGSPQLQSEVQRLSQEVDRLNRELSQARTLADTARKPDGTAQPGSSGSTGAAPAPGQGGSTPPAPQQ
- the ureG gene encoding urease accessory protein UreG; its protein translation is MTAPISKSHGGPLRVGIGGPVGSGKTALTDALCKRMRDDWEVAAITNDIYTKEDAEFLTRSGALKPDRIMGVETGGCPHTAIREDASINLAAVDEMNRKFPNLDLIFVESGGDNLAATFSPELADLTIYVIDVSAGDKIPRKGGPGITRSDLLVINKIDLAPLVGASLEVMDRDAKRMRGDRPFVFTNIKTGQGVDAVQSFIVQRGGLPLPG
- a CDS encoding urease accessory protein UreF; protein product: MTEGACPLANPSQLREGGDLGEERHPLPRSGGRSGWGLVSAVHLTKLLAWLSPSFPVGGFSYSHGIEAAVEQGLVRDRDTLARWMDGILRHGAGRTDGMLFVATHRAVLAGDEAAFAWAVERADAMRATSETALESRAQGQAFLIAVRAAWPLEGMERWDRVIADTGRPVAYAVAVALAAALIGVPEGPALSAYLHAFAANLVSAGVRLVPLGQTDGQKALAALDSVVHSAAEAALAAPLDDLGSRAMAVDWTSMIHETQYTRLFRS
- a CDS encoding YgaP-like transmembrane domain; amino-acid sequence: MAMTSQKGMGSRDAALPDDLERMINVGHTERLVSLVGGGLLAVLGLRRPTVGGAALALAGGALVARGLTGYCPAKAMMEDWGGHHGAGTPAEDVDQGVHRYSRHPGDIYDDADEKEKVDEASMESFPASDPPSFTPGAV
- the ureE gene encoding urease accessory protein UreE, with translation MTDTLRRATRVHARGHWPAEREAGTVTLAFDDRHRRRMVMTDDAGADFLLDLPRAVALDHGDGLELGDGAYLRVVAADEDLMEVRCGGGTEGFARIAWHLGNRHLPVQIVGETIRLRRDHVIEDMLKGLGASVAAIHAPFAPEGGAYSGQGHGHSHGHGHGHDHDHGHSHSHGHSHSHGHSHD